The Rhododendron vialii isolate Sample 1 chromosome 1a, ASM3025357v1 region CTTAATTTCAGAGCCTAGACGACTCGAGTGCCATTCCTTTAGGATTACCAGTCATGGCTATGTAATTACCAACGTACTTCATACATGAACAGTTGGCGATCCGATTCACTAACAAGCACTTTTGCAGGTTCTGTGATGCTTTCAAGGGTTGGAGTGATAAAGAGTGACTTAGGGTGTCCAAGCGGCGTTTGTATTTGTCACAGCCTGGTGTTGAGTACTTTTCAAATACCCATTACCGTAGGGATGGAATCAGGATGTCGTAAATGCAGGGACCAAACTATGAACaagaagattttgaaatttcaaaattcgaaaatctaatagtttgtttgatttAAGTTTTGAGGAAGGTTTTTTGGGtaacaaggggagagagagagagagagagagagatgaaattgATAATGGTAGAACTTATGAGAGACCATATGTGGAGAGAGATTGAGTTTTGGGACTcaaaacgaacacattcttaaagtatttaaatgtctaaacGACACttcatacaaaatacaatatctatgtgtttttaacaaaaataaaaaataattaatattatttttatttttgaaaaaaaaaccccgaaacAACAGGGGCCATGGCCCCCATATGCCCCAACATACATCCGTCTCTCCATTACTGAGAGTCTACATCCAAGCCAAATAGGACTGGACAAATTGGGCAGTTGACAGGAATTCTgttgaagaaagaagaaaagaaaagtgggtTTTTTAAAGCCAAGTGGCCATAAATGAAactccaaaagaagcaaaaaaaaaattttttttttttggggggggggggggggggggggtgggggggagaACATACCTAAGCTAATGGAAAGATCGTTACTTCTGTAAACTTCAGAAGACGAACTCGTGAAGAacaaaagttgcaccactagTACTTGGAAATAGATATAGATTAAGCACAAGGGGCGGGGTATAACGTATACCTGAAGTTGGTCGCAAATATCGATAACAAAAGCACGAGGAAGAGGTTCTACACCTGACAAGCACAACACATGATTCACCCAACGAGCTTATTTGCTTATTGCTTATTTTGAGCAGATAAGCAACTAAAGCAAGCTGACCAAACCAGCCCTCTGGCAGGGGCATTTTCTTGGTCGACACAACAAATATTTAGCGTGAAACCAATCAATAGAACCGTGGCAATACCCTCGCCCACATGCTTGAAATACAACTCAATTAGTCCCCATCGGAGCAGACACAATCAGCAAAAATGACGTAAAAGTGCCTCGCTTcaagattaaaaacaaataacCCTCACTTTTTAGAAGAAAACAGAATTGCTCTTGATTGTGCAGCAGGTTTGTTCAATAAAACACTAAACTGCACCTGGTAACTTCTCCCTAACAGAAACAGCTGGCTGGGAGTTTCTAGTAGAGACTTGACTGTTACGGGGCAATGGCAAGGCCCTTATGTTAGGTTCCTTTGAGGACGCTTCCTGAGCTTTCTTCTTTAATTGCTCAAGAAGTCGTCGAGCTTCTTTGAGTTCATCATGCGCACTTGCACCATGGCCTTCCCAAGCATCAACTACCTGCTCCTGGAATTTAATTGCAAGGGGGTGGCTGCAAAATCCAAGAAATGAGCTCAAACGAAATATATCCTTTTACCCCTATATTGAAAAAGATCAGAAACAGAAAGCTATTGTGTTGCACTGTAACAGCCAAATTTGCATGGCCCCGACAAGATATACTTAACATGGAAACAACTCTCAAGgtttcatttttcttatttcacCTCATTAAATCagatccaaaaaatttattttcctgttTATTTAATAACCATATGAACAAATACCTACGTCCTGTCCAGAAGGTACTAACAAATTGTTTCTGAACATAAGGTATTCCACGTGTAGGGGGACCTACGATATAACCATCACTTGACCAACAATTTAAGGAATGATTCCAGATTTCACTATACATATTTATCATTTATGTAATGAACCATTCGCAGATTGGACCTATGATTAGGCTCCCTGTCTGAGGGAACAAGGTCACCCATAATATCCCCGTGGTCGAAAGAAAGATCACGTGCGAGTATTCAAGAAGGAAAAAGGGGAGTAGCACATGCGCCTTCTCAGTTACGCACGATTTCACTAATCAACTGACCAACTAGATTTGCAACGTAAAATaaccattcaataaaatagTTTGTATCTCCCTCAACGAAATGTGATATGCATGCATTCACTAATCGGACTAGatttacaatgcaaaaaaagaaTCAGCAAATACATGTTGGAAAATTTTTAACCTTCCCATGGCGCCATACGCTTTTGAAAGGTTCTGACAAGCCTCAATTGTATCCACATGGCCTGGTCCAAGGGACACGTCCATGATGTCCTTGGCTACTGCAAACATCTGTGCAGCTGACTGGGGCCTATCTAGTTCCAAATAGGCAGCACCCAAATTGTTGTAAATATaccccacaccaaaatgcttgGAACCAAAGCACTCTTTCAATCTCTCCGCTGCACTCTCCAAGTAAGGAATCGCCTGCTGCACCTTTCCTGTTAAAAGAAGTAACCACCCAATCCGTGCAGAAACACTTCCTTCTGAATGCTGCTCTTGTGGGAGCTTCTCAAGCATGGAATGTGTTCTCTTTAACAACGAAATTGCAGTTTCAAACTCGTTCATAATCTCATATTGCATCGAAATCTCAATATATGCCTCAGCAACTTCTACTGGGGAGGTTGCTTCTTTCTTGTCTAGAATCCCACAAGCAATCTCTAAACACCTTTTTGAGTCACCAAATTTCTCTTGATAGCACAAAGCTTTCCCCATGGCAGTGAAGATCATGGCTCGATCCTCACTGTCTTTATCAGTTTGCTGAACAACACCCTTCAAACCATTGATGGCTTCCTCGTACTTCCCCAATGCAATCTGCATATTGGCGGCATCAATCTCTGCCCGAAGCAAATCAGAACTAAGACCCCAATTCTTCAGAACCTTTTGCGACAACTGATTTTGCTCCAGCGCCTTTTCATGCTCCTCCAATCCGGTATAGATAACCCCAAGAAGCCGCCTATCATGCGCCACTTCCACCGAATTATTCCCCAATTGGCCCTTGTGTATCTCCAACGCTTTCAAACAATATGGCATCGCCTCCTTAAAATTCAAAACGGAAACATAAGCCTCTGCCAAATCCCGGTTGGCATTGCCGAGTTCCCTACTGTTTTCCCCCAAAGTCATTTCTTTAATGCTCAAACAATTCTTTAAATTCTCAAGAgcctcctctctcctccccaTTGCGGTCTTAGTATTCGCCAACTCGAGCTGAACAGCATGAAGAATAGGCCTAATATCATCAACGCTACAACTACCCTCCTCTTCTAACCTAGTTAACACCCTATTAGCCCTATTAAGGTACCCTAAACTATCATTAAACCTTTTCAAGCTATAACAGGAGGAACCCAACAATTGTAAAGCCATAGCAAGAGGTAAACTAACTCTATTATCATCTCTATCCAAAGCCTTCAAAGCTCTATTAGCAAAAGAAAGGGTTTTTTCAGGATCCTCACCTTCTTGGTCAAGCTTGAGCCCTAGTTTCAAACAAGCCAAACCCAGCTCCCTTTCATCAAAACTGGCCTCCATATCCTTGAACGCTCTGAGCATTTCTTCTGCGGTTTCGGCCGACTCGAAAGCCTCATCTACTTGTGATTTCTCTTTGATCTTTCGTTGTCTTGAGGATATCTGACCCGGAGAGGGGTGTGGATCCGCAAGGGTGTTGAAATTGTGAGATGGGTTTGTCTGGAAATGGTGGGTTTTGATGTCGGACGAGGGAAATTTGGTAGGTTTGAGGTGGGTTAGGGTTGGGTGGTGGTTGGGGTCATGGGTCGTGGTGGCGGTGGAGATTTGGGTGATGAAGTCtctggagaggagagagaaagggagtttGCGATGAGAGAGGAGGAGTTTGGATGAAGCTCTTCTCATGGCGGATGgtagagagaagagaagagaagagaagtcGGGGTCTTCTGGATTCTGCAACGTCGGTCGTTAAACCCTTGGGAAAACCTTTGCAcaattttggaataaaaaacTCGCACATCAAAGACCGCACTCTGAAACGCGAGTCTTTGTCAAGACCAGGGTCTACCCGGTTAGGTTTCGGACGGTCCAATTTAAACCGGCCATAATTGGAAGAGAGCCCATTCTCAGCCGGATAACCACCCGCGCCAAAAAAACCGCCTCACTCGCGCCAAAAACCCTACCTATACATCGTCGCCGTTCTCTAAACTACCCCATCTCCGAAACTGCACGACAATGTCGGACCCCTCATTGTTCAGTTTGTTCAGGTCGAAGAAGATACTTCGTTCTTCATCATCATTGTCAAAGCCGTTACAGTCAGATCAAGTGGATCCGAAGAAGACGGTTGATGGGTCGATAAAGCTTCCGGAAAAGTAAGTTCCATTCTAATTTGAGAACATTATTGGACTTTTTCCGTGAACCTTGGGTGAAACATTATCTGGGTTTCAACCActtctattttattttgtttttgtgtttgtttgtttgtttttttttttttatcgatctTGGTGAACTATGTGCTGTAAATCTCTGTTTTTTGTGCGGATTTGTTGAATGTGACTCGTTCAGTTGGCCATTGTTGTCTCTATTCGGTATGCTGCAGGATTTTAGCTTAGCGGCAGACgcgtaaacgagccgagctttgcagtgttcgagctcggctagcttgtaaacaagccgagccccGAGCTGCTCACGAGTAGCTCgatttgtttgcagccctatttaGAGGTGAATTCAGGGGCGGACCATGGGGGTCAAGCCGCCAGGTCCCCACACACCTCCCAAATATCCCATTATTTCTACTacattttatattttgtttgtaaaaattatgaagaaaggTCCCCTCAAAATTCTGTTAGTATTATATaaggatgatattttgttgttaatGTACGAATTGTGATTTGATCCCCCGTAATACGACTCCTGTGTCCATCACGGGCGGTGATACAgatatattaaaatattttgtttacaGAACAATATGTACAATATAAAGATAGTTATATTGATTGAAAACTTTTCGGATATTGATTTTTGGTGAACTATGTGAGATGCTAATTTGAGAGGAGCTGGGGTTTGTTAATTGCTGttttttgtgtggatttgtTGAATGTGGTTTGGTCAGTTGGCCATTGTTGTCTCTTGGGTATTCTATTCTCCTTATTTATGTTCAAAAATTTTTTGGGCTGTTTATGTTGTACTTTTCTGTAAATTTTAGTGAGTGACATGTAAAATCGATGGAAATTTTGGAAGTCTTTGGAATTCAATGAAAATTTGCAATATCATTATGGTATCTAAAAAGCTATGGGGAATTGTGCTTTTGGGCAACGTTTTAGACCATGGCATCAATCATTGTGTTGTTGATGCAGTAGACTTTGTCTTCAGGTTTGAGAGATTGGGCAAGTTCTTTGATAGCTTGGATAGTTCAATTCGGCTGCTTCGGTTGAAGGGCTCTACGTCCACATATACAAACATTCGCCCCAAAATAGAATATTTGACAGATAGGTAAAAAAATACTCTCTACTATTTTTTTCAGATGAATTATATCCATTTAATTTtgcaatattttgtttttaacaTATTGTGTTTATGTAATCTGTAGGAGGTTCTCGTATGCTCATTTAGCCCAATTGAAGTTTCTTTTACCCAATGTGATTGAGATAAAGAAGGTTCTAATTCATGATGAACAGACTAGTTGTATGAAGCCAGATCTCCATGTTACACTAAATGTTTATGCAATTAAGGATGAGGAGCAGCTAAAACCAACGAGTTGGAATTCACAGATGAGGAATGTCTTTCATGCTAGGCTTTTGGACTTCTTTAAAGCCCATCCTGAGGTAtacattttctttactttctATAAGCATTTCTTAACTGTGGCTGCTAAAATGTGCTTGCTTGCACTTCTATGATTACTTGTCTATTGTCCTAAACTTAATGATACTTGATGCTGCATTGATGCACATAGTCTGGCATTGTTACTCGAAAGCGACTGTTGGGTTTCACATTTTTCCATTTCAGCACTATATGTTACTGAAGCTGTAAATCATTGAGTTTGTTCACTACCTTAGTGTGTGGAATGCTATTAAAACACTATAATCAGTATCAGCGATGCTAATTGGATTGAGTGGCATCCACCTTTCCCTTTTTCAACCTAGGAAACTATGTTAGTGCAAAGCCTGCTTTGTGCTCATCTCTCTCTTACCTTTTAGCGGATGGTAAGCTTTTCCTTGCAGACATTTGGTACCCCGTCCATTATCGATTACAAGGTTCTTCATTTGGAACCTACCTGAAGTGTGCATTCTCCATCTCCCGTTTGCTTTCATTTGGGAAAGACTTGGAAATTAGTTTTTGCTGTAGTCTGGAGGATATGATTTTGTCTAAACATTAGCTAATGTCTGTCCTTTTCGGCATACCCTATGTCATTGACAACATCTTGCTCATTTAGGGAGAAGTGCCAGAAGCAGCACTACCAGAGCCATTCAATCAGTCAAAGCAAGATGTGGCCTTAAATTCATCCTTTGGCGAGACATCAACTGCTGTACTTGCAGAATCGCAGCCTGCTAGAGCATCCCATCTATCTCAGTCTTTCCGGAAGCACCTTTCAATGCAAGTTTCACGCAATAAAGTCATTGATTACCAAGAAAAATCAATTGTGTCTCCACAGCCTTTGGTTCTTCCTGTTTCAGAGCCACGTGTTGGAGAGATCTCCTCTTATGCGCTTCATGAATTTTCTTTACAACCACCAAGAAGTCAGGAATCGCTAGCATTTGCGGCTTCTGAAACTAGTGTGCAGCCATATCATCCACCTACAACTCCAAGTACTGAGATAGATTCCACAAAAAATGAAGTCTGTTCTTCTATTGCGAATGCTACCATCTGTGAAAGTCCTTCAAAACTGGCCTCATCTCCAGTAGAGCTGACGAATGTCTCACCTGCATTGCACCCAGAGAAGAGGGGTTACATGTGCCCAAGTGATGATTCAACCAACTCACCCAGCAAATTAGTTAGACTTACACATCTCAGaagatcattgaaatttgacaATCCTGTGAAAAGTGCTAAGGTAGAAGATGAAGTCAAAAGTATCGGAAGATTATCAGTTGAGaacgatattttcaaaatccttcCTGAGAATCTCCTTCAATCGGTAAGCCTATGGTGCATTTGTCGTGCTTTAATCCTTTTCTGAACACCTTTGATCTTAAAATGTTTCGTGATGCTGGATCATTATCTATGTAGTGCTATCTATGTAGTGCGAAGGGCAATATAGATTTCACTGTCCTCTTTTTGCATCATTTGAAGCAAAGCAGGCCAGGGGGATCCTCACAAGTTGCGTCATGTCACTCATGTTGTAATTACAATGGAGGTGATTATAATTTATAGAAGTAAATTTACTAGTGTTGCAAATGTGTACTTTCAGcgcaaaacaagaaaagaagcGAAAATAACAGATAGGAAATAGATGGGTATAGAGTAGTTTTTGTACTAGGAGGCTTGTCAAATCTAGTTTCAAATTGTAGCATGTCCAGGGTCAATTTTTCTGTTTCTTATGCCTTTTTGGGTCTGGAGAAGAACTTTGTTAAATCTATGCTTTCCTTAAAATAGAGTGAAACCAAAGTTTGTTGTTACAGTGAATGCATAGCAGTTGAAACAAGAAACTGACTGACTTGCATCTCTGCAGattagagagaaagaaaagaaagcaacaGAGGAGCAGGATCCAGCCATCTCACAAGCGAAGAAGCGGCAACAGATGGTTGCCAGCTTACCCAAACTCTTCAATGCGATTCATTTCTTATTTCAGTCGATGAAGCGTTCTGTTATCACAAAAGAGGAGCTTATGCACAGGATAATAGCCAATCACCTAGATGTTGTTGATAGAAGTAAGCCGTGATTCTTACCATCAGTAATGCAGACACTTCTTCTAGCTCTGTTAAAGCTAACCCCTTTTATTTTGTGTTCACAGGAGAAGTTGAAGAAGAACTTGAACTGTTGCAAGAACTTGTTCCTGAGTCAATTTACGTGAAGTCGGCATCTAGTGGTGATGTTCTCGTATGGTGAGCCTTTTACCATACTTGTATGTCTTGTAGGCAAACTCTTGAGTTCCGTATGATGGTTGAAAGAATACAAGAACGAACGATCAGTTAGATCCAAATGACTCAGCTCTTTACAAGTTTTAGTTGTTTGATTTCAGAGTTTGTGATTTCTGGCAGCATAAATATGATATCAAGTCCGGAGTTGATGCATGCAAAACTGGTGGAAATAAAGTGAGATAACAAAGGCATGGAAATTTAACATCCTGATGTTATTGAAGATGATCTATCCTCCTCCTATATATAAAGAAGTTAATCAAGGGAGCAGATGTTGCACATGATGCCATTGCACATTTTGTCTATTTGTAAATATATTCTGTAATTGGCTCGTCCCTTGTTCATTTCAAGCCCCTTTGATTAGATTGAATGTCTGATGTAGTGTACTTTTTGTTATGTCATTGATAGTTTTAAGCAAAAATTATCTGAGTAGTTCAGTCAGATGTAACTATCTTTCACACAGTCCCTTCTTAAAAttgggaggttttttttttaaacagttaTAAAGttgtgagttttttttgtttttgttttttttttcaatattgtatacatcaatgGAGAGTTAGTGGAGGTTAATAAGTTAGTCATAAAATATTCTGAGGCTATCCATAGTTCTAAACCCACAATCGCTCACGGCAGGGATTAAACTTTGGTCTTCCACATGGGGAAAAACAAGATATGTCAACTGAGTTAGAGCCCATTGGTATATAGTTGTGAGTTCAATCGAGGAAAAATTggtcttctattttttttaattggtatTGGTAATCTAAATGTCCATGAGAAATTAGACCCCGTTTCGCTTAACTTTTAGCACATTTTGaaggttttgtccttattaaaaaaaatcgtgttggttaattttgcaccaattttttgtaaattattaattcgtctcgatgagatgaatcgaaaaagtaaaattttattacttttacccaaatattgtTGTAAATATCCAATTTTAAGCAAAACAAgccaatttttaattattattttttcaaaaaagtggttatttttcgtaactaaaaaacaagaaaaaaatctgAATTAAGGCAACATTACAAAAATCCTAACACTCTGTTTGAAACTcgaggaaaggaaaggaaaactaaaaaaaattccttttattgtttggttggaagagaaaaagagaagaaaataacaattttaagttttaagaatagtaaattttccctttctttttcctcccattttattttctttttctttcttttcttttccacaagttccaaatagaggctctatttggaactcagggaaaataaaggaaaatgaaagaattttcCCTCCTATTATTTGGTtgtagagaaaaagaaaagaaaataaagattttgagTATAGTaaacagtaaatttttcctcctatttccctctcattttcattctcttttattttcctttcttttctttttctttccatatgttccaaacagagccgAACAACACTTTAAACCGGGTGCCGGGTTGGAGTTTCGGTAAGACGCCGCGTAggtcgcctctctctctctccctctccctcctaTCAACAAGAAGCATCGATCGTAACTCGTAAGCGGTTGGAAAATACGCAGATCAGATCCTCGCGTCCTCAGATCGACTCATTtcaactctctctttctctctccatctggTTAGTACGAtatcctttctctctctatattcgTCTAAATTCCCCGTTATACTAGTATTCACTTAGATTAAACGGacctttctttttcccttttgctCTTTCCTTCACCAGGAAGTTACAGAAGAAATTCGCTCCTAGGGTTTCAAACGCAGGTTGGCTGAAACTCAATAAACCTGAAAAGGTAACTGTTTGGGGTTTCACAGCGCGCGCGCATGTACTTCCCTCTTCTTGAACTGGTGTACGTTACATATTACATCGCGACTTGAATTCCTCGTGACTCCTTTTTATGCGATCTGAATCTATTTCCATCTCAGTTAATTTGATTCCGTCGTGTAAGCATTATACTTGGTTAGCTGCTATTCAAGATTTCTCTTATGCCTTTGTTACTTGGATTTCTTCACTCTGTACATTCGTTTGCTGAATTCTCCAGCTTATGGTGTCGAGAATGATTGAAAATTCCgtatttatttttgatcggcaaattAGGATACATCACTATATCTTTGCCGGTCTCTCTTGGATTTAGATATCAAGTTTCTCATGTTAAGGAACTTGTAGCAAAGTCTTGTAAAGGATGGAGGTAAAGTAATTATATCGTTGATTCGTTTCGATGTAAATATATTCTTGATAGGAATTTGCATGACGTAACtttagttgaaaattgaaatgcatTAAGCAGTAGCCGAAGCACACTGTTGTATTGCTTTGATGTGTTCTTAT contains the following coding sequences:
- the LOC131321444 gene encoding protein KINESIN LIGHT CHAIN-RELATED 1, with protein sequence MRRASSKLLLSHRKLPFSLLSRDFITQISTATTTHDPNHHPTLTHLKPTKFPSSDIKTHHFQTNPSHNFNTLADPHPSPGQISSRQRKIKEKSQVDEAFESAETAEEMLRAFKDMEASFDERELGLACLKLGLKLDQEGEDPEKTLSFANRALKALDRDDNRVSLPLAMALQLLGSSCYSLKRFNDSLGYLNRANRVLTRLEEEGSCSVDDIRPILHAVQLELANTKTAMGRREEALENLKNCLSIKEMTLGENSRELGNANRDLAEAYVSVLNFKEAMPYCLKALEIHKGQLGNNSVEVAHDRRLLGVIYTGLEEHEKALEQNQLSQKVLKNWGLSSDLLRAEIDAANMQIALGKYEEAINGLKGVVQQTDKDSEDRAMIFTAMGKALCYQEKFGDSKRCLEIACGILDKKEATSPVEVAEAYIEISMQYEIMNEFETAISLLKRTHSMLEKLPQEQHSEGSVSARIGWLLLLTGKVQQAIPYLESAAERLKECFGSKHFGVGYIYNNLGAAYLELDRPQSAAQMFAVAKDIMDVSLGPGHVDTIEACQNLSKAYGAMGSHPLAIKFQEQVVDAWEGHGASAHDELKEARRLLEQLKKKAQEASSKEPNIRALPLPRNSQVSTRNSQPAVSVREKLPGAV
- the LOC131321460 gene encoding CDT1-like protein a, chloroplastic isoform X2: MKICNIIMVSKKLWGIVLLGNVLDHGINHCVVDAVDFVFRFERLGKFFDSLDSSIRLLRLKGSTSTYTNIRPKIEYLTDRRFSYAHLAQLKFLLPNVIEIKKVLIHDEQTSCMKPDLHVTLNVYAIKDEEQLKPTSWNSQMRNVFHARLLDFFKAHPEGEVPEAALPEPFNQSKQDVALNSSFGETSTAVLAESQPARASHLSQSFRKHLSMQVSRNKVIDYQEKSIVSPQPLVLPVSEPRVGEISSYALHEFSLQPPRSQESLAFAASETSVQPYHPPTTPSTEIDSTKNEVCSSIANATICESPSKLASSPVELTNVSPALHPEKRGYMCPSDDSTNSPSKLVRLTHLRRSLKFDNPVKSAKVEDEVKSIGRLSVENDIFKILPENLLQSIREKEKKATEEQDPAISQAKKRQQMVASLPKLFNAIHFLFQSMKRSVITKEELMHRIIANHLDVVDRREVEEELELLQELVPESIYVKSASSGDVLVCINMISSPELMHAKLVEIK
- the LOC131321460 gene encoding CDT1-like protein a, chloroplastic isoform X1, which codes for MSDPSLFSLFRSKKILRSSSSLSKPLQSDQVDPKKTVDGSIKLPEKFERLGKFFDSLDSSIRLLRLKGSTSTYTNIRPKIEYLTDRRFSYAHLAQLKFLLPNVIEIKKVLIHDEQTSCMKPDLHVTLNVYAIKDEEQLKPTSWNSQMRNVFHARLLDFFKAHPEGEVPEAALPEPFNQSKQDVALNSSFGETSTAVLAESQPARASHLSQSFRKHLSMQVSRNKVIDYQEKSIVSPQPLVLPVSEPRVGEISSYALHEFSLQPPRSQESLAFAASETSVQPYHPPTTPSTEIDSTKNEVCSSIANATICESPSKLASSPVELTNVSPALHPEKRGYMCPSDDSTNSPSKLVRLTHLRRSLKFDNPVKSAKVEDEVKSIGRLSVENDIFKILPENLLQSIREKEKKATEEQDPAISQAKKRQQMVASLPKLFNAIHFLFQSMKRSVITKEELMHRIIANHLDVVDRREVEEELELLQELVPESIYVKSASSGDVLVCINMISSPELMHAKLVEIK